Proteins from a single region of Hydra vulgaris chromosome 12, alternate assembly HydraT2T_AEP:
- the LOC136089134 gene encoding uncharacterized protein LOC136089134, giving the protein MPKSKSRKTRLENSLKYGGLPLEMPSADLPTFRQVIQFFYFTESNNQNISKQNLLEKVENSLSTLWNKVNPRLPLLQRNSILRKLRNLFERVKSINRGRCKSKSKEYQDMILDELFDIPSCNCELATVLCNDRDVKCSIINCQVEHILCLCKTRKVPSEDRSYIRDQRSKIGPKGIYQLGKTNLKSGTFTPERLGQVELIDHVKMPHAHNSLIDSGHISEVSASNPDVLNRAIVN; this is encoded by the exons atgcCTAAGAGCAAATCCAGGAAAACTCGTTtggaaaatagtttaaaatacgGAGGCCTCCCATTAGAAATGCCTTCAGCTGATCTTCCAACATTTCGTCAAgtaattcagtttttttattttactgaaagCAATAACCAAAATATTTCCAAACAGAATCTACTAGAAAAGGTTGAGAATTCTCTCAGTACTTTGTGGAATAAAGTAAACCCACGTCTACCTCTTCTTCAGAGAAAttcaattttaagaaaattaagaaatctttttgaaaGAGTAAAATCTATAAACCGAGGACGTTGTAAATCTAAAAGTAAGGAATATCAAGACATGATTTTAGATGAACTCTTTGATATACCATCATGTAATTGTGAATTAGCGACTGTTTTATGTAATGACAGGGATGTTAAGTGTAGCATCATCAATTGCCAAGTAGAGCACATCTTGTGTCTTTGTAAAACTAGAAAg gtCCCTTCTGAAGACAGGTCATATATTCGTGACCAGAGAAGCAAGATTGGTCCAAAAGGTATTTATCAGCTaggaaaaactaatttaaaatctGGTACATTTACTCCGGAAAGGTTAGGTCAAGTAGAGCTTATAGATCATGTTAAAATGCCTCATGCTCATAACTCATTGATTGATTCTGGTCACATATCTGAAGTTTCAGCATCCAATCCAGATGTTTTG aacagagcaatagtaaattag